The Streptomyces spororaveus genome includes a region encoding these proteins:
- a CDS encoding ATP-binding protein encodes MTTMSAECTALASLSAVAEARQAARSFLETLGQQAIEPEHADTVILVVSELVTNALRHGGGSYTLRPAVHPDTIEVAVEDSSPLPPRMRTPDLVDGTGGFGWHMVNDLAHATVVTPTPTPEGGKTVRALLPRRTGA; translated from the coding sequence ATGACCACGATGAGCGCCGAGTGCACAGCCCTTGCTTCTCTGTCCGCCGTCGCCGAGGCGCGCCAGGCCGCCCGGTCCTTCCTCGAAACCCTCGGGCAGCAGGCCATCGAGCCGGAGCACGCAGACACCGTGATCCTGGTCGTCTCCGAGCTCGTCACCAACGCCCTGCGTCACGGCGGCGGCTCCTACACGCTCCGGCCGGCCGTGCACCCCGACACCATCGAGGTCGCCGTCGAGGACTCCAGTCCCCTCCCGCCGCGCATGCGTACCCCCGACCTCGTGGACGGCACCGGGGGGTTCGGCTGGCACATGGTCAACGACCTGGCCCACGCCACCGTCGTCACGCCCACGCCCACGCCTGAAGGCGGGAAGACCGTACGCGCCCTCCTGCCCCGTCGGACCGGCGCATAG
- a CDS encoding SCO5918 family protein, translating to MRCVIARFPFDLTKTGVLESMKGIKPEQVIGESVIIGRRTYPVKQVGQVITRQDRRDFSAGEVLRAMTQLGFTCRGSLPRTAMATRALNPLQRASAMLGTPVTA from the coding sequence ATGCGCTGTGTCATCGCCCGCTTCCCGTTCGACCTGACCAAGACGGGCGTCCTGGAGTCCATGAAGGGCATCAAGCCCGAACAGGTCATCGGCGAGTCCGTGATCATCGGCCGCCGCACCTACCCCGTCAAGCAGGTCGGCCAGGTCATCACCCGCCAAGACCGCCGCGACTTCAGCGCCGGCGAAGTCCTCCGCGCCATGACCCAGCTCGGCTTCACCTGCCGCGGAAGCCTCCCCCGAACCGCCATGGCCACACGCGCACTCAACCCCCTCCAGCGGGCCTCCGCGATGCTCGGCACCCCCGTCACCGCCTGA
- a CDS encoding CBS domain-containing protein translates to MTLVQMQPRSAHADLAHRTVDDAMEAAGPQVCDDMTVEVALAVTASSRTDHLLVCDEDGLCTGLITRERLSAIRDSAAYTDRLRLRDVLGDRGPFTSPMTTMAEAEHAMHYRRLDALPVVDEQGSALGVLALAR, encoded by the coding sequence TTGACGCTGGTCCAGATGCAGCCCCGCTCCGCGCATGCCGACCTCGCGCACCGGACGGTGGACGACGCCATGGAGGCGGCCGGTCCGCAGGTCTGTGACGACATGACCGTCGAGGTGGCCCTGGCCGTCACGGCCAGTTCCCGCACGGACCATCTACTCGTCTGCGACGAGGACGGCCTCTGCACCGGGCTGATCACGCGCGAGCGGCTCAGCGCCATCCGCGACAGCGCCGCGTACACCGACCGGCTCCGTCTGCGCGATGTCCTCGGCGACCGTGGGCCGTTCACCTCGCCCATGACCACGATGGCCGAAGCCGAGCACGCGATGCACTACCGCAGGCTCGACGCCCTGCCCGTCGTCGATGAACAAGGCAGCGCCCTGGGCGTCCTCGCCCTCGCACGCTGA
- a CDS encoding DEAD/DEAH box helicase, protein MNPTRTNERSSRSRTGGPAFGAGSGSGRGSRFGSSAPSRSGGPSRSGGYGRRPAAIQGEFAPPKTITPALPAVEAFADLAMPAQLLATLTREGMVTPFPIQAATLPNTLAGRDVLGRGRTGSGKTLAFGLALLARTAGQSAESGRPLALVLVPTRELAQQVTAALTPYARAVKLRMATVVGGMPIYRQAQALRAGAEVVVATPGRLKDLIDRGDCRLNQVAITVLDEADQMADMGFMPQVTALLDQVRPEGQRMLFSATLDRNVDLLVRRYLTDPVVHSVDPSQGAVTTMEHHVLHVQNFDKQAATTEIAAREGRVIMFLDTKHGVDRLTEHLLSNGVRAAALHGGKSQPQRTRTLTQFKSGHVSVLVATNVAARGIHVDNLDLVVNVDPPTDPKDYLHRGGRTARAGESGSVVTLVTPNQRREMARLMQAAGITPQTTQIHSGDEVLTRITGAQAPSGIPVTITAPVSERPKRSTASRGRRGPASVARRASARQSAFDAAA, encoded by the coding sequence GGCCGGGGCAGCCGCTTCGGCTCTTCGGCCCCGAGCCGCTCCGGAGGTCCGAGCCGCTCGGGCGGCTACGGTCGTCGGCCCGCCGCGATCCAGGGCGAGTTCGCACCGCCGAAGACGATCACCCCCGCACTGCCCGCCGTCGAGGCCTTCGCCGACCTCGCCATGCCGGCCCAGCTGCTCGCCACGCTCACCCGTGAGGGCATGGTCACGCCGTTCCCGATCCAGGCAGCAACCCTGCCCAACACCCTCGCGGGCCGTGACGTCCTGGGTCGTGGCCGCACCGGCTCGGGCAAGACCCTGGCCTTCGGCCTCGCGCTGCTGGCCCGTACGGCCGGCCAGAGCGCCGAGTCGGGCCGGCCGCTCGCACTGGTCCTCGTACCCACCCGTGAGCTCGCCCAGCAGGTCACCGCCGCGCTCACCCCCTACGCCCGGGCGGTCAAGCTGCGCATGGCCACCGTCGTCGGCGGCATGCCCATCTACCGGCAGGCACAGGCGCTGCGCGCCGGAGCGGAAGTGGTCGTCGCCACGCCCGGCCGCCTGAAGGACCTCATCGACCGTGGCGACTGCCGGCTGAACCAGGTCGCGATCACCGTGCTCGACGAGGCTGACCAGATGGCCGACATGGGGTTCATGCCCCAGGTCACCGCCCTGCTGGACCAGGTGCGGCCCGAAGGGCAGAGGATGCTGTTCTCCGCCACCCTGGACCGGAACGTCGACCTGCTGGTGCGCCGCTACCTGACCGACCCCGTCGTGCACTCCGTCGACCCCTCGCAGGGCGCCGTCACCACGATGGAACACCACGTCCTGCACGTCCAGAACTTCGACAAGCAGGCCGCCACGACCGAGATCGCCGCCCGCGAGGGCCGCGTGATCATGTTCCTGGACACCAAGCACGGCGTGGACAGGCTGACCGAACACCTGCTGAGCAACGGGGTGCGCGCCGCGGCCCTGCACGGCGGGAAGTCCCAGCCCCAGCGCACCCGTACCCTCACCCAGTTCAAGAGCGGGCACGTCAGCGTCCTCGTGGCCACGAACGTCGCGGCCCGCGGCATCCACGTCGACAACCTCGACCTCGTCGTCAACGTCGACCCGCCGACCGACCCCAAGGACTACCTCCACCGCGGCGGCCGCACCGCCCGCGCCGGCGAGTCCGGCAGCGTCGTCACCCTGGTCACCCCCAACCAGCGCCGCGAGATGGCACGCCTCATGCAGGCCGCGGGCATCACCCCGCAGACCACCCAGATCCACTCCGGCGACGAGGTCCTGACCCGCATCACCGGCGCGCAGGCGCCCTCCGGCATCCCGGTCACCATCACCGCACCGGTGTCCGAGCGGCCCAAGCGCAGCACGGCCTCCCGCGGCCGGCGCGGCCCTGCTTCGGTCGCCCGGCGGGCGAGCGCGCGGCAGTCCGCCTTTGATGCGGCGGCCTGA